From a single Aestuariibius sp. HNIBRBA575 genomic region:
- a CDS encoding TetR/AcrR family transcriptional regulator: protein MSETKRTNMKPEERRAQLLSVAQHLFFNKGYDDTTMADILQEAGVSKGGFYHHFESKDALFFALLDQLISQVATALEGIAADQSETVTQRMVAVLATEGQFLKRSNLEPQMQIINVMQAEKNIGMSARFDRMIREMMAPIVTGLIQEGVKTGEFKVHDPEAAALVILHMIRAFEPLQTVVYRYRNTSEAAEHGDRLRNVLTQQFIGVDLILGVPLGTTSYGWPGLVDAIMALPQKPV from the coding sequence ATGAGCGAAACAAAACGGACCAACATGAAGCCCGAGGAACGCCGGGCACAATTGCTGAGCGTCGCGCAACATTTGTTTTTCAACAAAGGGTATGACGACACCACCATGGCAGATATCCTACAAGAAGCCGGCGTGTCGAAAGGCGGTTTTTATCACCATTTCGAATCCAAGGACGCGCTGTTTTTTGCCCTGCTCGACCAATTGATTTCGCAAGTTGCAACGGCCCTAGAAGGGATTGCCGCGGATCAAAGTGAAACAGTGACACAGCGCATGGTCGCGGTGCTGGCCACCGAAGGCCAGTTTCTAAAGCGATCCAACCTTGAGCCACAAATGCAGATCATCAATGTGATGCAGGCCGAAAAAAACATCGGCATGTCTGCGCGGTTTGATCGAATGATCCGGGAAATGATGGCGCCGATTGTCACGGGCTTGATCCAAGAAGGGGTAAAAACCGGCGAATTCAAGGTCCATGATCCAGAGGCCGCCGCGCTTGTGATCCTGCACATGATCCGCGCATTTGAGCCGCTGCAAACCGTGGTTTACCGGTATCGCAACACATCAGAGGCCGCCGAACATGGGGATCGGCTGCGCAATGTTCTGACGCAGCAATTTATCGGGGTGGATCTGATATTGGGCGTGCCTTTGGGCACCACGTCCTATGGCTGGCCCGGTTTGGTCGATGCGATCATGGCGCTGCCGCAAAAACCTGTTTGA